Proteins co-encoded in one Ziziphus jujuba cultivar Dongzao chromosome 9, ASM3175591v1 genomic window:
- the LOC107427801 gene encoding probable pre-mRNA-splicing factor ATP-dependent RNA helicase DEAH3 — MVNESEFRTHSQRYYEILEKRKTLPVWQQKEEFLRVLSANQTVILVGETGSGKTTQIPQFVLEAFGDNNKGITKKKMIACTQPRRVAAISVSKRVAEEMDVKIGEEVGYTIRFEDCSSSKTVLKYLTDGMLLREAMADPLLERYRVIILDEAHERTLATDVLFGFLKEVLKNRADLKLVVMSATLEAEKFQSYFSGSPLINVPGRLHPVEILYLEKPQKDYLESAIQTVLQIHICEPPGDVLVFLTGEEEIEDACSRIRREIQNLGSQVGPVNVLPLYSTLPPAMQQKIFDPPDEAGGRKIVVSTNIAETSLTIDGIVYVIDPGFVKQKVYNPRVRLESLLVSPISKASANQRAGRAGRTRPGKCFRLYTNKSFDELLQPQTYPEILRSNLSNTVLTLKKLGVDDLVHFDFMDPPAPETLMRALEMLNYLGALDDDGNLTKLGEIMSEFPLDPQMSKMLVVSPEFGCSNEIVSICAMLSVPNCFVRPRGAREAADEAKARFAHIDGDHLTLLNVYHAYKNNDEDSSWCYQNFVNHRLMKAADSIRQQLVRTMARVQLRLCSNDFSSRDYYINIRKAMLAGNFMQVAHLERSGHYLTVKDNQMVQLHPSTGLDHKPTWVIYNEYVLTTSKFIRTITGIRGEWLVDLAAHYYDLDNFPECEARQALQKLYKKQRQ; from the exons ATGGTTAACGAATCCGAGTTCAGAACCCATTCACAGAGGTACTATGAGATCCTagagaagaggaagacattgCCGGTTTGGCAACAGAAAGAGGAGTTCTTGCGAGTTCTCAGTGCCAATCAGACTGTAATTTTGGTAGGCGAAACTGGCAGTGGCAAAACAACCCAGAttcctcaatttgttttggaaGCTTTTGGTGACAACAATAAAGGGATcacaaagaagaagatgatcgCATGCACTCAGCCCCGTAGAGTGGCTGCAATCTCGGTCTCTAAACGTGTAGCCGAAGAGATGGATGTGAAGATTGGTGAAGAGGTCGGTTACACCATTCGTTTCGAAGATTGCAGCAGTTCAAAGACTGTTCTCAAGTATCTAACCGATGGTATGCTTTTAAGAGAAGCAATGGCGGATCCATTGTTGGAACGCTACAGGGTTATCATTCTCGATGAAGCTCATGAAAGAACATTGGCAACCGATGTTCTATTCGGGTTTTTGAAAGAGGTACTGAAGAACAGAGCCGATCTTAAGCTGGTTGTGATGAGTGCAACACTTGAAGCTGAAAAGTTTCAGAGCTACTTTTCTGGTTCACCACTCATCAACGTTCCTGGTAGGCTTCATCCTGTGGAAATATTGTACTTAGAGAAACCACAAAAGGATTACTTGGAGTCGGCGATTCAGACTGTTCTTCAGATTCATATATGTGAACCTCCGGGAGATGTTCTAGTTTTTCTAACAGGAGAGGAAGAAATAGAAGATGCATgctctagaataagaagagaaaTTCAGAATCTTGGGAGCCAAGTTGGTCCTGTTAATGTGCTTCCTCTGTATTCAACTCTGCCTCCTGCAATGCAGCAAAAGATATTTGATCCTCCGGATGAAGCAGGAGGAAGGAAAATAGTAGTATCAACAAATATTGCAGAAACTTCATTGACAATTGATGGAATAGTTTATGTTATAGATCCTGGATTTGTCAAGCAAAAAGTTTACAACCCAAGAGTACGTCTTGAATCGTTGTTGGTATCTCCTATATCTAAGGCAAGCGCCAATCAGAGAGCTGGACGTGCTGGAAGAACTAGACCGGGAAAATGCTTTAGACTGTACACTAATAAGAGTTTTGATGAGTTACTTCAGCCTCAAACTTATCCAGAAATATTGAGATCCAATCTTTCAAATACGGTGTTAACTTTGAAGAAGCTTGGGGTTGATGATTTGGTCCATTTTGATTTTATGGATCCACCAGCTCCTGAGACATTGATGAGAGCATTGGAGATGTTGAATTACTTGGGTGCATTGGATGATGATGGAAACTTGACAAAGCTTGGGGAGATTATGAGTGAGTTTCCTTTGGATCCTCAGATGTCAAAGATGCTTGTGGTCAGTCCTGAATTTGGCTGTTCGAACGAAATTGTTTCAATTTGTGCTATGCTTTCGGTACCCAATTGCTTTGTGAGGCCAAGGGGAGCTAGAGAAGCTGCTGATGAAGCAAAAGCTAGATTTGCACACATTGATGGAGATCATCTGACGTTGCTAAATGTCTATCATGCTTACAAGAATAATG ATGAAGATTCTTCTTGGTGCTACCAAAATTTTGTCAATCATAGGCTCATGAAAGCTGCTGACAGTATCAGACAGCAATTGGTCCGCACCATGGCAAGGGTTCAACTCAGGTTATGTAGTAATGACTTTAGCAGCCGGGACTACTACATCAACATCAGAAAGGCCATGCTTGCTGGAAATTTCATGCAGGTTGCTCATCTTGAACGATCAGGACACTACTTGACAGTGAAAGACAACCag ATGGTGCAGTTACATCCTTCAACAGGTTTAGATCACAAGCCAACGTGGGTGATTTACAATGAATATGTCTTAACCACCAGCAAATTCATCCGTACAATCACAGGAATTCGCGGCGAGTGGTTGGTTGATCTAGCAGCTCATTACTACGATTTGGACAACTTTCCAGAGTGTGAGGCTAGGCAAGCTCTTCAGAAGCTATACAAGAAGCAAAGACAGTGA